A window from Akkermansia muciniphila encodes these proteins:
- a CDS encoding GDSL-type esterase/lipase family protein, translated as MKTLHALAFSLLATLLMPASSAESPSPLAPVPREQPQWWRQQYEQQVEQVKNNPCGVLFLGDSITDYWKREGKQVWEKAFKPYHPCNFGISGDQTTNLIYRITDSGIPAQTEPKLCIVMIGTNNTGHFKGGEAPEKTAMGILGAVQHLLVRFPDTHVLLLGIFPRGTGPQDKLRQHNDKINAVLAQCKLPRTTYANINKRFLDPSGKLLPGISRDNLHFTEKGYAIWADAVLPYIKKYCK; from the coding sequence ATGAAAACCCTGCATGCACTTGCCTTCTCCCTGCTGGCCACCCTTCTCATGCCGGCCTCTTCCGCGGAATCTCCGTCACCCCTGGCCCCGGTGCCCAGGGAACAGCCCCAGTGGTGGAGGCAGCAGTATGAACAGCAGGTGGAGCAGGTAAAAAACAACCCCTGCGGCGTCCTTTTCCTGGGAGACTCCATCACGGACTACTGGAAAAGAGAAGGAAAGCAAGTATGGGAAAAGGCGTTCAAACCCTACCATCCCTGCAACTTCGGCATTTCCGGGGACCAGACCACCAACCTGATCTACCGCATCACGGACTCCGGCATTCCGGCCCAAACGGAACCCAAACTCTGCATCGTCATGATCGGCACCAACAACACCGGCCATTTCAAGGGAGGAGAAGCTCCGGAAAAAACGGCCATGGGCATTCTGGGAGCCGTTCAGCACCTGCTGGTCAGGTTCCCGGACACCCACGTTCTGCTGCTGGGCATTTTCCCGCGCGGCACGGGGCCGCAGGACAAGCTGCGCCAGCACAATGACAAAATCAATGCCGTCCTGGCTCAGTGCAAACTGCCCCGCACCACCTACGCCAACATCAACAAGCGCTTTCTGGACCCCTCAGGAAAGCTCCTGCCCGGCATCAGCAGGGACAACCTGCACTTCACGGAAAAGGGCTATGCCATCTGGGCGGACGCCGTGCTGCCCTACATCAAAAAATACTGCAAGTAG
- the rpoN gene encoding RNA polymerase factor sigma-54, with protein sequence MSEVSLQHGMVRQMAASQSMQAGMQILQASALELKQLLRHALETNPMLEELPDASPEALEDGDGWNEQEDGWNEFTAEGRPSAEAAARRDFMYESIVAPESLKTHLTAQAQHSALTGRVRDALFLLIDALDERGFLTESPQELEERECFSMRDMQEALAVLRGMDPPGVGAADLRDSLLIQLEQRGLKRSLAFRLVKRCWRELAAHKYEEAARLLDVEPEAVAEALEVIRSLTPDPGCAYAPGGNPHLLPDVIVEEGPSGVLDVVLTSEYLPRLSMNERYMELMAESSGSRELRQYLRKAFREGQELLRALDMRQETVLRLARAIVRRQEDFFRFGPSRLKAMGMEEVAEEMGVHVSTVSRACRDKYLLCKWGMKELRSFFSAGVPAEGDVSSAGTGAEAMASGAVQELMRRLIAEEDSSKPLSDARLAAALQEKGVNIARRTVAKYREQMKILPASLRRGI encoded by the coding sequence ATGAGTGAGGTATCCCTGCAGCATGGAATGGTGCGCCAGATGGCCGCTTCCCAGTCCATGCAGGCGGGGATGCAGATACTCCAGGCCTCCGCTCTGGAATTGAAGCAGCTTCTCCGCCACGCGCTGGAGACCAATCCCATGCTTGAAGAATTGCCGGACGCTTCTCCGGAAGCCCTGGAGGACGGGGACGGCTGGAACGAGCAGGAGGACGGCTGGAACGAGTTTACGGCGGAAGGCCGCCCATCCGCGGAGGCCGCCGCCCGCCGCGATTTCATGTATGAATCCATCGTGGCTCCGGAGTCCCTGAAGACCCATTTGACGGCCCAGGCGCAGCATTCCGCGCTTACCGGGCGCGTCCGGGACGCCCTGTTCCTGCTGATTGACGCCCTGGACGAACGCGGCTTCCTGACGGAGTCCCCGCAGGAGCTGGAAGAACGGGAATGCTTCAGCATGCGGGATATGCAGGAGGCCCTGGCCGTGCTGAGGGGGATGGACCCTCCCGGCGTGGGGGCGGCGGATTTGAGGGATTCCCTGCTGATTCAGCTTGAGCAGCGCGGCCTGAAGCGTTCGCTCGCCTTCCGTCTGGTCAAGCGCTGCTGGCGGGAGCTGGCGGCGCACAAGTATGAGGAGGCCGCGCGCCTGCTGGACGTGGAGCCGGAGGCCGTGGCGGAGGCCCTTGAAGTTATCCGCAGCCTGACGCCGGATCCCGGCTGCGCCTATGCTCCCGGCGGCAATCCCCATCTGCTGCCTGACGTCATCGTGGAGGAAGGGCCTTCCGGGGTTCTGGATGTAGTCCTCACTTCCGAGTACCTGCCGCGCCTGTCCATGAATGAACGGTACATGGAGCTGATGGCGGAGAGCTCCGGCAGCCGGGAGCTCCGGCAGTATCTCCGCAAGGCATTCCGGGAAGGGCAGGAACTGCTGCGCGCCCTGGACATGAGGCAGGAGACCGTGCTGCGCCTGGCTCGCGCCATCGTGCGGCGGCAGGAGGATTTTTTCAGGTTCGGGCCGTCCCGGCTGAAGGCCATGGGCATGGAGGAGGTAGCGGAGGAAATGGGGGTGCACGTGTCCACGGTTTCCCGTGCGTGCCGGGACAAGTACCTGCTGTGCAAGTGGGGGATGAAGGAACTGAGAAGCTTTTTCAGCGCGGGCGTTCCGGCGGAAGGGGATGTTTCTTCTGCGGGAACGGGCGCGGAGGCGATGGCTTCCGGAGCCGTTCAGGAGCTGATGCGGCGGTTGATTGCGGAGGAAGATTCTTCCAAACCCCTCAGTGACGCCAGGCTGGCCGCCGCGCTTCAGGAGAAGGGGGTGAACATCGCCCGCAGAACGGTGGCCAAGTACCGGGAGCAGATGAAGATTCTGCCCGCGTCCCTGCGCCGGGGGATATGA
- a CDS encoding MFS transporter has product MRTFTWPIALLLAGLLFQTVAFAVLNTVVPLWMEQSDAATWEAGLVGAFFFLGNLAGTLMAGGVIRKTGFKGSYQYACMLCAASTLLLLVFPGALAWSGLRLLTGISCALVWVVVESALLRAGTLQTRGILLASYLVVYYLGTVLGQLLLGWFPSDMSLVVTEVCLLSAAAMVPLMFARLESDSAGALSSVRVEVRTLLKRRSVFLGVVGCVISGVVLGTIYCLMPLFLKHQGMDHSSVGYWMALLIAAAILGQWPMGRLADKYGRAFVMKCQSLLVVAACAGLVLKGGLMAPSLIALGLAGFSLYPVAMAWGCEEASRDELVTMNQLLLLSYSIGTLAGPSLTSFLMQRYSDNWMPMVIALVALSFMPVLMLGGGHGRRKLSR; this is encoded by the coding sequence ATGCGTACATTTACCTGGCCTATTGCCCTGCTGCTGGCGGGGCTTCTTTTTCAGACGGTGGCGTTTGCCGTTCTGAATACGGTGGTTCCGCTGTGGATGGAACAGTCTGACGCCGCCACCTGGGAGGCCGGGCTGGTGGGGGCTTTTTTCTTTCTGGGGAACCTGGCCGGCACGCTGATGGCCGGAGGGGTGATCCGCAAGACCGGGTTCAAGGGTAGCTACCAGTACGCGTGCATGTTATGCGCGGCGTCCACCCTGCTGCTGCTTGTGTTTCCCGGCGCGCTGGCCTGGAGCGGCCTCCGGCTGCTGACGGGGATAAGCTGCGCCCTGGTCTGGGTGGTGGTGGAAAGCGCCCTGCTGAGGGCCGGAACGCTGCAAACCCGCGGCATTCTGCTGGCATCCTACCTGGTGGTTTATTATCTGGGAACGGTGCTGGGGCAGTTGCTCCTGGGCTGGTTCCCCAGCGACATGTCCCTGGTGGTGACGGAGGTGTGCCTTCTATCCGCGGCAGCCATGGTTCCCCTGATGTTTGCCCGTCTGGAATCTGATTCCGCGGGCGCCTTGTCCTCCGTGCGTGTGGAGGTACGGACGCTGTTGAAACGCCGCAGCGTATTCCTGGGCGTGGTGGGGTGCGTGATTTCCGGCGTGGTGCTGGGAACGATTTATTGCCTGATGCCCCTGTTCCTGAAACACCAGGGCATGGACCATTCCTCCGTGGGGTACTGGATGGCCCTGCTGATTGCCGCGGCCATTCTGGGCCAGTGGCCCATGGGCAGGCTGGCGGACAAGTACGGGCGCGCCTTCGTCATGAAATGCCAGTCCCTGCTGGTGGTGGCCGCCTGCGCCGGACTGGTGCTGAAAGGCGGCCTGATGGCCCCCTCCCTGATCGCGCTGGGGCTGGCCGGGTTTTCCCTGTACCCCGTCGCCATGGCCTGGGGGTGTGAAGAGGCCTCACGGGATGAGCTGGTGACCATGAACCAGCTTCTGCTGCTGAGCTACTCCATTGGCACGCTGGCCGGGCCTTCCCTGACCTCCTTCCTGATGCAGCGGTATTCCGATAACTGGATGCCGATGGTCATTGCGCTGGTGGCACTCTCCTTCATGCCCGTGCTGATGCTGGGCGGTGGCCATGGAAGAAGAAAGCTGTCCCGGTAA
- the eboE gene encoding metabolite traffic protein EboE, which produces MLSYCTNIHPAESWAETREALQTHVPRIRQELAALNSPLKDRPLGIGLRLSARAAAELLETQDAVEDLKAWLDEHDARVETMNGFPYGNFHGQRVKEHVFQPDWTTPERFEYTCNLFRILSRIGDENADRLTVSTLPASHSWFHAEEERMFSRLDAMSGFLDVLSRQTGRLMQLGLEPEPFGHFHDTEGAIRFFNGLRNHSRRPELIERHLGLTYDTCHFAILREEPADTLSAWEENNISLCKVQFSNALECRIRGEEDLERLRQFDEGVYFHQTSIRNRDCTMLFPDLPNALAYGRDYAEETRDSQWRIHYHIPLYASPEPPLNGTEEFILKTHDFLRSHPGLNPHLEVETYTWSVLPDHLKIPLAAQIARELHYVETL; this is translated from the coding sequence ATGCTTTCCTACTGCACCAACATCCATCCCGCGGAATCCTGGGCGGAAACCCGGGAAGCCCTCCAGACCCACGTTCCCCGCATCAGGCAGGAGCTGGCCGCACTGAATTCCCCCCTGAAGGACCGCCCCCTGGGCATCGGCCTGCGCCTGTCCGCCAGGGCGGCAGCGGAACTGCTGGAAACGCAGGACGCCGTGGAAGACCTGAAAGCATGGCTGGATGAACACGACGCGCGCGTAGAGACCATGAACGGTTTCCCGTACGGGAACTTCCACGGCCAGCGGGTGAAAGAACACGTTTTCCAGCCGGACTGGACCACGCCGGAACGTTTTGAATACACCTGCAACCTGTTCCGCATCCTGTCCCGCATCGGGGATGAAAACGCAGACAGGCTGACCGTCAGCACGCTCCCCGCCTCCCACAGCTGGTTCCATGCGGAGGAGGAGCGCATGTTCTCCCGTCTGGACGCCATGAGCGGATTCCTGGACGTGCTGAGCAGGCAGACCGGACGCCTGATGCAGCTTGGGCTGGAGCCGGAGCCCTTCGGCCATTTCCACGATACGGAGGGTGCCATCCGCTTCTTCAACGGCCTGCGCAACCACTCCCGCCGCCCCGAACTCATTGAACGCCATCTGGGACTGACGTATGACACCTGCCACTTCGCCATTCTGCGGGAGGAACCGGCAGACACCCTTTCCGCCTGGGAGGAAAACAACATCTCCCTCTGCAAGGTGCAGTTCTCCAATGCGCTGGAATGCCGCATACGCGGGGAGGAAGACCTGGAACGCCTGCGCCAGTTTGACGAAGGCGTTTACTTCCACCAGACCAGCATCCGCAACCGGGACTGCACCATGCTTTTCCCGGACCTGCCGAACGCCCTGGCCTACGGGCGGGATTACGCGGAGGAAACGCGGGATTCCCAGTGGCGCATCCATTACCACATTCCCCTGTACGCTTCCCCGGAACCGCCCCTGAATGGCACGGAGGAGTTCATCCTCAAGACGCATGATTTCCTCCGCAGCCATCCGGGCCTGAACCCCCACCTGGAGGTGGAAACCTACACCTGGAGCGTCCTGCCGGACCACCTGAAAATCCCCCTGGCCGCCCAGATTGCCCGTGAACTGCACTACGTTGAAACCCTGTAA
- a CDS encoding glycoside hydrolase family 95 protein produces the protein MRPFFFLLLGVLFHGGVLRAAEESTAWKSCLVRFNRPAEWKETRPQKGTGDNSWAKDATPIGNGKIGALIYGGVEKDRLELTEISMWSGGFCSAEAKDKGPDSVKFGSYQPFGTLEITYPAAENVQDYKRTLDVAEALASVSYNSGGVRYRREYFASVPHQVVSMTVQGDRPRSVEASFRLATLHPQDRITATAGGGRGMILMQGSLKNGLTYEARIAVLPRGGKVTADGGSITVRQADSCRVLVSLATDYVLDASRNWKGEPPRKRNDAVLARALKAAPEQLKAAHRGAYGKLYDRVSLDLGETEDATAELPVNERLKRYRQAVDAGRDARDPDLEELVFNFGRYVILSSSQPGNLPANLQGLWNYSLIPPWDSDYHNNINIQMCYWGVLPSNLAECYDPLVDYIREMAPSARKITREEKEFRTAGGKPAPGWTARTAQNIYGGQGFKWNKPASAWYALHLWERYLFTMDREYLKTTAYPMMKEICRFWESQLKPLHAGGSNFRTEDRKVTPEIISRELKDVKEGTLVAPMGWSPEHGPREDGCAHDQQIVWELFHDTVQAAEILGVDAAWRKELAAKRDLLAGPRVGEDGLLLEWMIARKPGGSWDPRHRHTSHLFAVYPGNQISPEKTPEWAEAARKSLLARGTTGDSRRSWTWAWRASLWARFLDGNKAYEMLQGMMRHSMMDSLFTTHPPMQVDGTMGIVAGFAEMLLQSRTGRLHLLPALPEAWKNGSVRGLKARGNITVDMDWKDGRVTQFRLSSPVAQSVRVAQSVRVAANGTEKTYELTPETPVKGS, from the coding sequence ATGCGTCCGTTCTTCTTTCTCCTTCTTGGTGTTCTGTTCCACGGGGGCGTCCTGCGCGCGGCGGAGGAATCAACGGCCTGGAAATCCTGCCTAGTCCGGTTCAACCGCCCGGCGGAATGGAAGGAGACGCGCCCCCAGAAGGGAACCGGGGATAACTCCTGGGCGAAGGACGCCACGCCAATCGGCAACGGAAAAATAGGCGCGCTCATTTACGGAGGCGTGGAAAAGGACCGCCTGGAGCTGACGGAAATCAGCATGTGGTCCGGAGGTTTTTGCAGTGCGGAAGCCAAGGACAAGGGGCCGGATTCCGTCAAATTCGGCTCCTACCAGCCGTTCGGCACGCTGGAAATCACGTATCCGGCAGCAGAGAACGTGCAGGATTATAAAAGGACGCTGGATGTGGCGGAGGCGCTGGCCTCCGTGTCCTACAACTCCGGGGGAGTCCGTTACCGGAGGGAGTATTTCGCCAGCGTTCCGCACCAGGTGGTTTCCATGACGGTGCAGGGGGACAGGCCCCGTTCCGTGGAAGCCTCCTTCCGCCTGGCGACCTTGCATCCTCAGGACAGGATTACGGCCACGGCCGGAGGGGGCAGGGGAATGATTCTGATGCAGGGTTCCCTGAAAAACGGATTGACCTATGAGGCGCGCATTGCCGTTCTTCCCAGGGGTGGGAAAGTCACGGCGGACGGCGGCTCCATCACCGTCCGGCAGGCTGATTCCTGCCGCGTGCTGGTTTCCCTGGCTACGGATTACGTGCTGGACGCTTCCCGGAACTGGAAGGGGGAGCCGCCCCGCAAGAGGAATGACGCCGTTCTGGCCCGTGCGCTCAAGGCGGCTCCGGAACAGTTGAAAGCCGCCCACCGGGGCGCCTACGGCAAGCTTTACGACCGCGTTTCCCTGGACCTGGGAGAGACGGAGGACGCCACGGCGGAACTCCCCGTCAACGAGAGGCTGAAGAGATACAGGCAGGCGGTGGACGCCGGAAGGGACGCCCGTGATCCCGATCTGGAGGAACTGGTGTTCAACTTCGGCCGCTACGTCATCCTTTCCTCCTCCCAGCCGGGGAATCTGCCCGCCAACCTCCAGGGCCTGTGGAATTACAGCCTGATTCCGCCGTGGGATTCCGACTACCACAATAATATCAACATCCAGATGTGCTACTGGGGAGTGCTCCCCTCCAACCTGGCGGAATGTTATGACCCGCTGGTGGATTACATCCGGGAAATGGCGCCCTCCGCGCGTAAAATCACCCGGGAGGAGAAAGAGTTCAGGACGGCTGGCGGCAAGCCCGCTCCGGGCTGGACGGCCAGGACGGCCCAGAACATTTACGGGGGCCAGGGATTTAAATGGAACAAGCCCGCTTCCGCATGGTACGCCCTGCATCTGTGGGAACGCTACCTGTTCACGATGGACAGGGAATACCTGAAAACGACGGCTTACCCGATGATGAAGGAAATCTGCCGTTTCTGGGAAAGCCAGCTCAAGCCCCTGCACGCGGGAGGAAGCAACTTCCGGACGGAGGACAGGAAGGTGACGCCGGAAATAATCTCCCGGGAGTTGAAGGACGTGAAGGAAGGAACGCTGGTGGCTCCGATGGGCTGGTCCCCGGAACACGGCCCCAGGGAGGACGGCTGCGCGCATGACCAGCAGATTGTCTGGGAATTGTTCCATGATACCGTACAGGCCGCGGAAATCCTGGGCGTGGACGCCGCCTGGAGGAAGGAACTGGCCGCCAAGAGAGACCTTCTGGCCGGTCCCAGGGTGGGGGAGGATGGCCTGCTGCTGGAATGGATGATCGCCCGCAAGCCGGGCGGCTCCTGGGACCCGCGCCACCGGCACACGTCCCACCTGTTTGCCGTTTATCCCGGCAACCAGATCAGCCCGGAAAAGACGCCGGAATGGGCGGAAGCCGCCCGTAAATCCCTGCTGGCGCGCGGAACCACGGGGGATTCCCGCCGCTCCTGGACCTGGGCGTGGCGCGCCAGCCTCTGGGCGCGTTTTCTGGACGGCAATAAAGCGTATGAAATGCTTCAGGGCATGATGCGCCACAGCATGATGGACAGCCTGTTCACCACGCATCCGCCCATGCAGGTGGACGGGACCATGGGCATCGTGGCCGGCTTTGCTGAAATGCTGCTCCAGTCCCGCACCGGGCGCCTGCATCTTCTGCCGGCTCTGCCGGAAGCCTGGAAAAACGGGAGCGTGCGCGGACTGAAAGCCCGCGGCAACATTACCGTGGACATGGACTGGAAGGACGGCAGGGTAACGCAGTTCCGCCTTTCCTCCCCGGTGGCGCAATCCGTCCGGGTGGCGCAATCCGTCCGGGTGGCCGCCAATGGCACGGAAAAGACGTATGAACTGACGCCGGAGACACCCGTCAAAGGCAGTTGA
- a CDS encoding GNAT family N-acetyltransferase — protein sequence MNTDFINLTADNLASEHLCCIIRSRAPHPGVEAKRQWLSGRIREGHVFRKLNAKGVVFIEYAPLETAWVPILGDNYYYIYCLWVSGSYKGKGYGKLLMEYCLADARKKGKSGVCMLGAEKQKAWLADQSFAKKFGFEAVDAASHGYELLALSFDGTTPRFAPNAKKGRIESRELTIYYDMQCPFVHQNIEIIKRYCGENDVPVSLIRVDTLQKAKELPCVFNNWGVFYKGNFETVNLLLDIANLKRILKK from the coding sequence TTGAATACGGATTTTATCAATTTAACGGCGGACAATCTGGCCAGTGAACATTTATGCTGCATTATCCGTAGCCGGGCCCCCCATCCGGGCGTTGAAGCAAAGCGGCAATGGCTTTCCGGCCGGATCAGGGAAGGCCACGTCTTTAGAAAGTTAAATGCCAAGGGAGTGGTTTTTATTGAATATGCCCCTCTGGAGACGGCCTGGGTTCCCATCCTTGGGGACAACTACTATTATATATATTGCTTGTGGGTTTCCGGCAGCTACAAGGGGAAAGGGTATGGAAAATTGCTGATGGAATATTGTCTGGCTGATGCCAGGAAAAAGGGCAAATCAGGCGTTTGCATGCTCGGAGCTGAAAAACAGAAAGCGTGGCTTGCCGATCAATCCTTCGCGAAGAAGTTCGGCTTTGAGGCGGTGGATGCTGCCAGTCATGGCTATGAACTGCTTGCTCTTTCCTTTGACGGAACAACGCCGAGGTTTGCGCCGAATGCCAAAAAGGGGAGAATTGAGAGCCGGGAGCTGACAATTTATTATGATATGCAATGCCCCTTTGTGCATCAAAACATTGAGATCATAAAACGGTACTGTGGAGAGAACGATGTTCCGGTATCTCTCATCAGGGTGGATACGCTGCAAAAAGCAAAGGAATTGCCCTGCGTCTTCAATAACTGGGGCGTGTTTTACAAGGGGAATTTTGAAACGGTGAATTTGTTATTGGACATTGCCAATCTAAAAAGAATCCTCAAGAAATGA
- a CDS encoding Gfo/Idh/MocA family protein translates to MDNSSSRRRFLQTLGLATGALAAGPFANAQEVAPLAPRKITVPDPNIIGPMTTWPPRKPGAIYMGGFRAPKLDKVRVAFVGVGERGSMHVGQMAVIEGAEVVGICDLYKDWAERNAALVEKKTGKRPPIFTDGPEDYKRMMKEVKPDAVIVCPSWEWHCRVTCDVMKMGAHAFVEVPMAVSIKELWEIVNTSEETRKHCMMMENVNYGREELMYLNMVRQGVIGDLLYGEAAYIHELRGQMKQVDRGTGSWRTYHYAKRNGNVYPTHGLGPIAQYMNLARKDDCFGRLVSFSSPALGRAAYAKKNFPADHKWNKLDFACGDMNTSIIKTTMGRTILVEWDETSPRPYSRLNLIQGTLGTLAGFPTRVAGEKLGNGNYHEWIEGNEKLAPIFEKYDHPLWKKVGPLALKMGGHGGMDFVMLYRIIECLRNGEPMDQNVYEGAFWSSVSELSEYSVAQGGIPQVFPDFTRGDWKTTAPLGIVQ, encoded by the coding sequence ATGGATAATTCATCATCACGCCGTCGTTTTCTTCAGACCCTGGGCCTCGCTACCGGCGCCCTGGCTGCCGGTCCCTTTGCCAACGCCCAGGAAGTGGCCCCTCTGGCTCCCCGGAAGATTACCGTCCCGGACCCGAACATCATCGGCCCCATGACCACGTGGCCCCCGCGCAAGCCCGGCGCCATTTACATGGGCGGCTTCAGGGCCCCCAAGCTGGACAAGGTCCGCGTGGCCTTTGTCGGCGTGGGCGAACGCGGTTCCATGCACGTGGGCCAGATGGCCGTCATTGAGGGTGCGGAAGTCGTCGGCATCTGTGACCTGTACAAGGACTGGGCGGAACGCAATGCGGCGCTGGTGGAAAAGAAGACGGGCAAGCGCCCCCCCATTTTCACGGACGGCCCGGAAGACTACAAGCGCATGATGAAGGAAGTCAAGCCGGATGCCGTCATCGTCTGCCCCAGCTGGGAATGGCACTGCCGCGTCACCTGCGACGTGATGAAGATGGGCGCCCACGCCTTTGTGGAAGTGCCCATGGCCGTCTCCATCAAGGAACTCTGGGAAATCGTGAACACCTCCGAGGAAACCCGGAAACACTGCATGATGATGGAAAACGTCAACTACGGACGTGAAGAACTCATGTACCTGAACATGGTGCGCCAGGGCGTCATCGGCGACCTGCTGTACGGGGAAGCCGCCTACATCCACGAACTGCGCGGCCAGATGAAGCAGGTGGACCGCGGCACCGGCTCCTGGAGAACCTACCACTACGCCAAGCGCAACGGAAACGTCTACCCCACGCACGGCCTAGGCCCCATCGCGCAGTACATGAACCTGGCCCGCAAGGACGACTGCTTCGGCAGGCTCGTTTCCTTCTCCAGCCCGGCCCTGGGCCGAGCCGCGTACGCCAAGAAGAATTTCCCGGCGGACCACAAGTGGAACAAGCTGGACTTCGCCTGCGGCGACATGAACACCTCCATCATCAAGACCACCATGGGCCGCACCATCCTGGTGGAATGGGATGAAACCAGCCCGCGCCCCTACTCCCGCCTGAACCTCATTCAGGGCACGCTGGGCACGCTGGCCGGCTTCCCGACCCGCGTGGCCGGTGAAAAGCTGGGCAACGGCAACTATCACGAATGGATTGAAGGCAACGAAAAACTGGCCCCCATTTTTGAAAAGTACGATCACCCGCTCTGGAAAAAAGTCGGCCCGCTGGCCCTGAAGATGGGCGGCCACGGCGGCATGGACTTCGTGATGCTTTACCGCATCATCGAATGCCTCCGCAATGGCGAACCGATGGACCAGAACGTTTACGAAGGCGCCTTCTGGTCCTCTGTCTCCGAGCTTTCCGAATACTCCGTGGCCCAGGGCGGCATCCCCCAGGTGTTCCCGGACTTCACCCGCGGAGACTGGAAGACGACCGCTCCGCTGGGCATCGTTCAGTAA
- a CDS encoding DEAD/DEAH box helicase encodes MVSTTFRELGLSAPILRQLEKLEYKTPTPIQAACIPLLLQNKDLMGLAQTGTGKTAAFALPLIQQFSEHPRKPLARQVRALILSPTRELAAQIHDNICAYAKGLNLSTAVIFGGVGYAPQFKKLAGGLDILVATPGRLIDHLERQTVSLGGVETLILDEADHMLDMGFAPALKKIVAKIPKKRHTQMFSATMPDNILQLAQSLLQEPETVMVTPPAATADRVEQSLCMVGSQAEKRPLTLDLLEQQEQPGRTLIFTRTKHGANRLASFLTGKDHPASAIHGDKSQGTRERMLREFRSGETPILVATDIAARGIDVKDVQLVINYDLPEEPEVYVHRIGRTARAGAAGQAIALCSPDEIKKARDVHKLLGRLLPVHSSSAAVPSELQTVPGTQRERKNSMQENRSASRKGPRKSYGRRNTAGRHGSRMGA; translated from the coding sequence ATGGTATCCACCACATTCAGGGAGCTTGGCTTGTCGGCTCCCATTCTCCGCCAGTTGGAGAAACTGGAGTACAAGACCCCCACCCCCATCCAGGCAGCCTGCATCCCCCTGCTGCTGCAGAACAAGGACCTGATGGGACTGGCGCAGACCGGAACCGGCAAAACGGCCGCGTTCGCCCTGCCCCTTATTCAACAATTTTCAGAACATCCCAGAAAGCCGCTTGCCCGCCAGGTAAGGGCGCTCATCCTGAGCCCCACCCGGGAACTGGCCGCGCAGATTCATGACAACATCTGCGCTTATGCCAAAGGGCTGAACCTGTCCACCGCCGTCATCTTCGGCGGCGTGGGCTACGCCCCCCAGTTCAAGAAGCTGGCCGGCGGCCTGGACATTCTGGTAGCCACGCCCGGCAGGCTGATTGACCATCTGGAACGCCAGACCGTCAGCCTGGGCGGTGTGGAAACCCTGATTCTGGACGAAGCGGACCACATGCTGGACATGGGCTTCGCTCCGGCCCTGAAAAAGATCGTCGCCAAAATCCCGAAGAAACGCCACACCCAGATGTTCTCCGCCACCATGCCGGACAACATTCTGCAACTGGCCCAGTCCCTGCTTCAGGAACCGGAAACGGTGATGGTCACCCCCCCGGCCGCCACGGCGGACAGGGTGGAACAGTCCCTCTGCATGGTTGGCTCCCAGGCGGAAAAAAGGCCCCTTACCCTGGATCTGCTGGAACAGCAGGAACAGCCGGGCCGCACGCTCATCTTCACCCGGACCAAGCACGGCGCGAACCGCCTGGCCTCCTTCCTGACCGGAAAGGACCACCCGGCCTCCGCCATCCACGGCGACAAAAGCCAGGGCACGCGTGAACGCATGCTCCGGGAATTCCGTTCCGGGGAAACGCCCATTCTCGTCGCCACGGACATCGCCGCCCGCGGCATTGACGTGAAAGACGTGCAGCTCGTCATCAACTACGATCTGCCGGAAGAACCGGAGGTCTATGTGCACCGCATCGGCCGCACGGCACGCGCCGGAGCCGCCGGGCAAGCCATCGCCCTCTGCTCCCCGGATGAAATCAAAAAAGCCAGGGACGTGCACAAGCTGCTGGGGCGCCTCCTTCCCGTCCACTCCTCCAGCGCCGCCGTACCGTCTGAATTGCAAACGGTTCCCGGCACACAGAGGGAAAGGAAAAACTCCATGCAGGAAAACCGCTCCGCATCCCGCAAGGGGCCGCGGAAAAGTTACGGAAGGCGGAATACCGCCGGAAGGCACGGAAGCCGCATGGGCGCCTGA